The genomic stretch TTCGTCGTCCCACCCGCAGCCGCCATACCACCACCACAAGCCTGCAGCACAATCGACCCAAAGTCGCAGCCGATGAAGATCCACGGATACAACCTCGCCTTGATAAGAGAATGCTGCGGTCCACAGTACAACACAAAATGCTTCAACGTGAGATAAATAGCCGCAGCGACGAAACTAGGGCCGAGCACAAGACAGCATATCTGCAGTTTAAACCCAGATTCGCTCCAGGGGTTACCGTTCATGATGACGCGGCCAGCGTAGCCGGCGGCTTCGAGGAAGGTGCCGACGGCCAGGGCGGCCGTGTACGTCCATGTTTTCGATAGCACGCCGATGACGAGGGAGGCGAGGAAGAGGGTGCCGAAGAGGGCGCAGAGGAAGGCGTTGGCGCCGAGGTTGGGTCGGTAGCCGTAGAGGGTGGCGTGCACGGGGCAGTCGGGGCTGACTTGTAGACATTGGCGGAAGTCACCTTTTGGACGGTCTTCGGCAGCAGCGACGACGAGGGTTTGTGTTGTTAGggcgaggaggaggagggttAGGAGACGTCTGGTGCGGACGTGTGAAGACATGATCACGGTAGAGCGTAGCGTAACAAGGCACAAAAGTGCTAGAACTACGGGGGGTTAAACCAGGACAGTCCGAGGGGAAGGAATGACAAGAGAGCGATGTTTCAAAGACGACAAAGGGTAGTGGCGGCGCGTGGGGATTTCTATGTACAGTAGATAGGCAACAGACTTTCAAACCAAAAACCCACCCGATTAATCGGGGCTGTGCCCGGTCACTGTCCTAAGTATGGGATGCATGTGGATGGGCGGCTGAGCCTAGCCCTTCTGTTAAGGTACATATGTACGGCTACCCACACCCAACCGTATACACCGTAAACGACACATGCACATGGCAAAACAGTGTTGCTAATTTCTAAGCGAGGCTTCCTGAGCTGTAGCTAGGCGCCGTTTCATTGGCGCTTAGGGGCCTCGCTTGCGCAATTTGGTATAGTATGTAGGCCAAGAACGAGGAATTGCTTGCGCTTGCGTAGGGACCAGGGTATGGGACTTGGGGGGTTAGTTTAGATATCTGACGGAAGGCGAGCCTTCCGTCGTGCGTCTTGTGAGATGAGTTGTGGGTTTTTTTTGGTGGCGGCCGTGGTGTGTGGATGGGTGGATGGGGTGGCGTTGTTGCTAGGGGATGACGTAAAACACTGTTTCTTGTTCTTTCTAACCCGGCGAGCAAACGAGACAGAGCTGCCATCCAGACAAAGACGGAGGGCCTGAAGTCAGACGTACTTACGCATCCTTTCCCTCGCAGGCCGCGTTTCCCAGCCGTTTAACCGCTGCCGCCGCCGTTCCCCAACGCCAGGTTTTGGCCCACCCAGATTATGCAGCGTAACCGAAGTGCACATTATTTCGCGTATCTGGTCTTGAGGTCCGGTCGCCGGTATACGGTTTACGGTTATCAATACGGTTTGATTGTCCGTGATCCCTGCTTTTGTTTAGTTAGGGAGCTATTCTTTCTGGAAATAGAGGCCCGCGACTGACTGCCGTTGGTGTGGAAATGCTCCGCTGCAAGGACGTACCGAGAGCGCCTGCGAATTAGAGGGGGTAGAGACCTCGGGGCTGTGACTGGAAGCGAAATGGAATGCTGAATAAGCTTTTTCAGACCTAGCTATAGTGGGTTGCTTCTTAGGCCTTTTTCTCTACCTACTGCCTCCTGCCTCAATAGAGGTGTTGGTGTGTTGTCAGCTTTACAGTAGGCTGATTCCGTTCTAGGCGCGTTTTGCGCTCGGTGGATTGGATTTGGGGCGTATTGTCCGATCACGTGGTGACATGTGTCTTTCCATCACCCTCTCTAATGCTCCAGGCAGCCATACATACACATTTACACATCAGGAGATGCTCACAACATCCAAGGCCACCCGACCTCAAACTGGAAAATGGTGCTACGCTTACACCGTTGATGGCAGGGGGCCTCTGCTCAAGTTAACGTATCTGGTGTAAGTACCATGGTTCTGGTAGAAAACTACCACAGAACGCGACATTGTGATCCAATAACGCGTCTTGAAATTTGAAAATTTAATTTAGTTGTAATGAGTACGTTGAGAGCCGGACTCGCCGTCATCCCGCATACGATGATCCCAATCGATCATAGTGCAGGGGGCCTCGGCTGCAATGCCACGAGTCTTTTCTGACTTGCAGCGTGTTGCGCGTGCCCATGCATGCTGATAACACGCCTGTGTCGTTGAAAAACTCGGGTCTCGTAGTCGACGATAAGTTCCCGGCATCGTTCCGCGGCATCGGGCCAGCGTACGGTCCGATGAAGAGGATGTTGTGCAGGACGTCTTGCTGACGGATGCGAATACGAGTAACGTGACGTCAGCACAGGCCTGGGGAAGATCAGCTAGCTTTTCTAACTTGTTTGGGCAGTCCGAGATAGTGCGTCTAGAGAGTCGCATAGTTTATCAGTTTGCATTGGCCGTTCGGCTTTGTGAGCGGGCTGTGAAGCCGGTGATTGCGACATTTGGCTGCACTCTGGAAGGATTGAGCAGACGGGTGTTCAATGGCTTTTGATTGCTGATTAGCATTGACAAATCGTGGCATGTTATGTTTTACATCTACCGCGATTCTCTTATCGAAGATTGAGCGCGACTAGTTGGCAAGGATGGACAACAAGCTCTTTTCGAAGTTCTGCTCTTGCGACCGGATGGGAAGGGACTCGCAGTAACGATTTGATGCACGTGATT from Pyrenophora tritici-repentis strain M4 chromosome 1, whole genome shotgun sequence encodes the following:
- a CDS encoding RTA1 multi-domain protein, giving the protein MSSHVRTRRLLTLLLLALTTQTLVVAAAEDRPKGDFRQCLQVSPDCPVHATLYGYRPNLGANAFLCALFGTLFLASLVIGVLSKTWTYTAALAVGTFLEAAGYAGRVIMNGNPWSESGFKLQICCLVLGPSFVAAAIYLTLKHFVLYCGPQHSLIKARLYPWIFIGCDFGSIVLQACGGGMAAAGGTTNKKLIDGGNKLIVAGIAFQVVTMAVCGLLVLVYIFRYRRANKLNKTVGEKSRYEVDKETGAAGLRRVKLFGWLIFLAFTTVLVRCIYRLPEMAGGWGNALMRNETEFLLLDGMMLAIACTILTVFHPAYFFPPFAAFRRNK